Proteins from a single region of Salvelinus fontinalis isolate EN_2023a chromosome 15, ASM2944872v1, whole genome shotgun sequence:
- the LOC129811496 gene encoding uncharacterized protein LOC129811496 produces the protein MATRAAYFSPSEAQILMEAYEEVKYIIKKKMIIKQREKAWQSIADRLNALNMNGPKRTWQQVKIKYKNILQNAVKKNTHRQGTGGGSPKADLTPAEDMALELNKGRPVLEGIPGGKETSIGSSQDATRFIQVSGSTVFLLEPPAQAPDDADPGEGPSAAATAHGDDDEEETISLDSRRHEDPDAIQWENQPGNISSQAIRKLYGNHLRRQIELADIDIQYKKKKMENLALESEIKKRTIRKLDLEIKKLEREVRYAFNVC, from the exons atggcaactagagccgcgtacttttccccgtcggaagcacaaatcctcatggaggcatacgaggaggtaaaaTATATAATTAAGAAGAAAATGATaataaagcaaagagaaaaagcgtggcaaagtattgcagaccgcctgaatgc attaaacatgaacgggccaaagcggacatggcagcaggtcaaaatcaaatacaagaacattctgcagaatg cagtgaaaaagaatacccacagacaaggcacgggtggtgggtcaccaaaggctgaccttaccccagcagaggacatggccttggagctaaataaaggcaggcccgtcttagaggggatccctggggggaaagagacgagcataggttcctcccaagatgccacccgcttcattcaag tgtctggcagcactgtgttcctgttagagccaccagcacaagcaccagacgatgctgatcca ggtgaaggccccagtgcagcagcaacagcacatggagacgatgatgaggaggagaccatctctctggattccagaaggcatgag gacccagatgctatacagtgggaaaaccagcctggcaacata agctcacaagctatcagaaagttgtatggcaaccacctccggcgccaaatagaactggcagacatagacattcagtacaagaagaaaaagatggaaaatcttgcactggagtccgaaataaaaaagaggacaattaggaaactggaccttgaaataaaaaaacttgagagggaggtgagatatgccttcaatgtatgctaa